The Synergistetes bacterium HGW-Synergistetes-1 genome has a window encoding:
- a CDS encoding 50S ribosomal protein L1, with the protein MSKKGKRYKALLEKVDLSKQYSISEAVAIAKECATAKFDESLELHVRLGVDPRHADQQVRSTIVLPHGTGHTKKVCVIALGDKQKEAQDAGADIVGGEDLVKEIAEGRMDFDAVIATPDIMKSAGRLGKVLGPRGLMPSAKANTVTFDVAGAVKEIKAGRIEFRVDKTAITHNAVGRASFPVENLDNNVKALFRAIIKARPAAVKGTYVKTVTLATTMGVGISIDPVQAQKDVAAAE; encoded by the coding sequence ATGTCAAAAAAAGGTAAGCGCTATAAGGCACTGCTCGAAAAAGTCGATCTTTCAAAGCAGTATTCAATTTCAGAGGCTGTCGCAATAGCGAAGGAATGTGCAACTGCTAAATTCGACGAGAGCCTCGAACTCCATGTTCGTCTAGGCGTAGATCCCCGCCATGCAGACCAGCAGGTGCGCAGCACTATAGTCCTTCCGCACGGGACAGGACACACAAAGAAAGTGTGTGTCATTGCACTCGGCGACAAACAGAAGGAAGCTCAGGATGCAGGCGCGGACATCGTCGGAGGCGAAGATCTTGTAAAAGAGATCGCTGAAGGCAGAATGGATTTCGATGCAGTTATCGCCACACCGGACATAATGAAATCAGCCGGACGTCTCGGCAAAGTCCTCGGACCGCGTGGACTTATGCCTAGCGCAAAGGCAAACACAGTTACGTTCGATGTTGCCGGTGCTGTTAAGGAAATCAAAGCTGGCCGTATCGAGTTCCGTGTTGACAAAACAGCTATTACGCATAACGCAGTCGGGAGAGCTTCTTTCCCGGTCGAGAACCTTGATAATAATGTCAAGGCTCTTTTCAGGGCTATAATAAAGGCACGTCCGGCCGCTGTAAAAGGTACTTACGTAAAGACCGTAACGCTTGCAACGACTATGGGTGTAGGAATATCCATAGACCCTGTTCAGGCTCAGAAAGACGTAGCAGCAGCAGAATAA
- the rplK gene encoding 50S ribosomal protein L11, which produces MAKKVIGELKLQLPAGKATPAPPVGPALGQRGINIMEFVKAFNAKTADKVGMIIPVVITVYADRSFSFILKTPPASILIKKAAGKEKGSAVPNKDKVGKITKKQVQEIAALKMPDLNANDIEAAMQMIEGTARSMGIEVVG; this is translated from the coding sequence ATGGCAAAGAAAGTAATTGGGGAGCTTAAACTGCAGCTTCCCGCAGGAAAGGCGACACCGGCACCGCCGGTGGGACCTGCGCTCGGACAGCGCGGCATCAACATAATGGAATTCGTCAAGGCATTCAATGCCAAGACGGCAGACAAAGTAGGAATGATCATCCCGGTCGTAATAACTGTTTACGCAGACCGCAGCTTCTCTTTCATTCTTAAGACTCCTCCGGCAAGCATTCTTATCAAGAAGGCAGCCGGCAAGGAAAAGGGATCAGCAGTCCCCAACAAGGATAAAGTAGGAAAGATAACAAAGAAGCAGGTCCAGGAGATTGCTGCCCTTAAAATGCCGGATCTCAATGCGAACGACATTGAGGCGGCTATGCAGATGATCGAAGGGACAGCCCGTTCGATGGGCATCGAAGTAGTAGGTTAG